A single region of the Nicotiana sylvestris chromosome 6, ASM39365v2, whole genome shotgun sequence genome encodes:
- the LOC104231373 gene encoding uncharacterized protein yields MRFLSRRIGTVTANGDGWILMLGLGKRGIATSCRAVLCPRFGGPEVLEFHQNVALPDLKPNQVLVRARAVSINPLDTRMRAGYGRSIFEPLLPLILGRDISGEVAAVGNSVKSLTVGQEVFGALHPTAVRGTYTDYAILAEDELAPKPESLSHVEASAIPFAALTAWRALKSTARIREGHRVLVIGGGGAVGFSAIQLAVAAGCHVSSTCGESTSISRILAAGAEQAVDYTTEDCEIALKGHFDAVLDTIGVPETERIGINLLKRGGHYMTLQGEAASFTDRYGLAIGLPLATAILLKKQIQYRYSHGIEYWWNYMRADAEGLHEIRRLSEAGKLRIPVDKTFPLSQAREAHEAKDRRQIPGKVVLEID; encoded by the exons ATGCGATTCTTATCGCGGAGAATTGGGACTGTTACTGCTAATGGAgatggatggattttgatgttaggTTTAGGCAAAAGAGGTATTGCGACGAGCTGTAGAGCTGTGTTGTGTCCGCGATTTGGTGGGCCCGAGGTGCTTGAGTTTCATCAAAATGTAGCTCTTCCTGATCTAAAACCTAATCAAGTGCTTGTTCGTGCTCGCGCTGTCTCCATCAATCCCCTTGATACCAGA ATGAGAGCGGGATATGGACGTTCAATTTTCGAGCCACTTTTGCCATTGATTTTGGGCCGAGATATAAGTGGTGAAGTGGCAGCTGTTGGAAATTCTGTTAAGTCGCTTACCGTTGGGCAGGAGGTATTCGGTGCTCTGCACCCAACCGCTGTGAGGGGTACTTATACTGACTACGCTATTCTTGCAGAAGATGAACTTGCTCCGAAGCCAGAATCCCTTTCACATGTG GAAGCCAGTGCCATCCCATTTGCTGCCCTAACTGCTTGGCGTGCGTTAAAAAGTACTGCCAGAATAAGAGAGGG GCATAGGGTATTGGTCATAGGTGGTGGAGGAGCAGTAGGTTTCTCTGCAATTCAGCTTGCAGTTGCTGCAGGCTGCCATGTCTCTTCAACGTGCGGAGAAAGTACAAGTATAAGTCGCATTTTGGCAGCCGGTGCGGAGCAGGCTGTTGACTATACCACTGAG GATTGTGAAATAGCACTTAAGGGGCATTTTGATGCTGTCTTGGATACAATTGGTGTGCCAGAGACGGAGAGAATAGGTATAAATCTTTTAAAGAGAGGAGGACACTACATGACGTTACAG GGGGAGGCTGCTTCATTCACTGATAGGTACGGACTGGCTATTGGTCTTCCTCTAGCAACAGCCATCTTGCTGAAGAAGCAAATCCAATACCGATATTCTCATGGAATAG AATATTGGTGGAATTATATGAGGGCTGATGCTGAGGGTTTACATGAGATCCGTCGGTTATCTGAGGCTGGAAAGTTAAGAATCCCAGTAGATAAAACTTTCCCACTTTCGCAGGCCAGAGAGGCCCACGAGGCCAAGGATAGGCGACAAATTCCTGGCAAAGTTGTGCTGGAAATCGACTGA